The sequence below is a genomic window from Oleidesulfovibrio alaskensis DSM 16109.
GGAGCGCACACCCAGCCCAGCCTGAGACCGGGGGCCACCACCTTGGAAAACGACCCCAGCAGCACCGAAGGCGCACCGTTCATATATGCTTTGACGGGCGGCAGTGCCTGCCCCTTGAACCGCAGCTCTCCGTAGGGGTTGTCCTCAACCAGCAGACAGTCAGACTGCGCCATCAGCCGTGCGGTTTCGCGTCGTGTGGCTTCGGTATAACTTATGCCCGAAGGGTTCTGAAAACTGGGGACAGCATAAAACAGCTTGGGCGAACCTGCCTGCAAAGCCCTGTCCAGTGCCTGCGTATCCACCCCGTCGGCGGTCAGTTCCAGCGTGGAAAAAGCCGCGCGGTACATGCTGAAACACTGAATGGCACCCAGATAGCCGGGCCTTTCAAGCAGCACTCCGTCACCGTCGTCCAGCATGGCTTTGGCAACAATATCCAGTCCCTGCTGCGATCCTCCGGTTATGAGAATTTCATCAGGAGTCACGCTCAGGCCCTGCGCGGCATAACGTTCTGCAATCCAGCGGCGCAGCGGAAGATACCCCTCCGTCGTGCTGTACTGCAGGGTCTGCGCCCCGCATTCCTTCATTTCCTCTGCTGCGGCCGCAGCAAGCCCCGCCACCGGAAACGAATCGGGATTCGGTAGTCCGCCGGCGAATGAAATCACTTCAGGTCGTGCGGTAACTTTAAGAATCTCGCGAATATACGAGCGGTGCACAGTATTCATTCTTCCGGCAAAACGCATGAGTTGCCCCCATAAACACAATCAGTAAAAGATTACTCCGCGGCGGCGGTCAGCTCCGCCGACAGTGCGGGACCGATTCCCACTATGGATATACCATGTTTATCGGCCAGAGAGATACTCTCCTCTCTGTCGAAAAACAATGTATTTCCTGCCTGATAGCAAAGACATGTGTATCCGCCCTGTGCCAGAGTGCGCACAGTTGCCAGCCCGAGAGCGGGCAGGTCGATACGCTCGTCCTGTCCCGGCTTCACAAACTTCAGCGCCACACAGCCGTCTCCGCCCAGTTCGCCCCCGCGGCGCAGCGTGGCGTCCGTGCCTTCCAGACCTTCCACGGCTACCACCATACCGCGCCTGACAACCAAGCACTGCCCGATATCCAGCGCGCCTATCTGCATGGCCACAGGCCACCCGTAACGGATATCCTGCCATTCTTCGGCAGAAGGCTGCCTGCGGGTAAGCACTCCTTCCGGCCCGCGCAGCCCGGGCACCAGTTCCGCAGCCTGCACTATGACAAGCCCTTCGGATTCCAGTTCGGCCAGCACTGCACGCAGCAGCACATCGTCGCCTTTGGAGCGCAACCGGAAAAGCACCTTGGCCGCGCGCATGTCGGGCCGCAGATCAAGAGCACGGGGTTTGCTGATGGCTCCGGCAAAACAAAGCCGCGTCACACCAGCGGACACAAAAAAATCTATCAGCCTGCCCAGCTGCCCGAGATGGAGCATGGACCATACATCGGCCTCGTGTTCCAGTGCGGAGTCCGTGTGCCCCTGAAAGCCGCACATGACCACCCTGTGCCCCTCCAGACGGGCGGCACGGGCCACCAGCATGGGAAACTGTCCGCTGCCGGCAATGATTCCTATGGATTCCTGATTCATATGCTGTCCTGCCTCATCATGCATATACACCCCGCGGGGTGGTGGCCATGCCTGCCTGCCACCCGCGCCGCACACGGCGGCGATGCGACCGTGTGCAGACAAAACAGGGGAAAGAAGGCCGTGCCCGCTTTCCCCTGCTTGGTATTTCAGTTGACCGGCCGTGTACTATTCCACGGACAGAATCCCCCGCTCGCTGCTGCGGATAAACTCCACAAAATTGAGCACTTCAGGGAAGTTTCCATACTCGTATTCCAGCTGTTCCAAGGCCTCCTTACGGGGAGTTTCGGAATGCCAGATCAGCCGGTAAGCGCTTTTCAGCGCCGCTATGAGATCGCGGGAAGCCTTTGCCCGGCGCAGCCCGACAAGATTGGGCCCGTGCACGCCGGCGCGGTTACCCACGGCCAGCATAAAGGGCGGCAGGTCCTGCGCGATGCCGCTCATACCGCCCACAAAGGCGTTGCGGCCGATGCGCACAAACTGATGCACCGCTGAAAGACCGGCCAGAATGGCATGGTCTTCCACGGTCACATGCCCCGCCAGAGTGGCGCCGTTGGACATGATGATGCCGTCTTTCACGTGGCAGTCATGCGCCACATGAGTATAGGCCATAAGCAGGTTATCACTGCCCACCACGGTCTTTGCGCCTCCGCCTTCGGTTCCGCGGTGCAGAGTGGCAAACTCGCGTATACGGTTGCGGTCGCCTATCTCAAGCCACGATTCCTCACCGTGAAACTTGAGATCCTGCGGTTCGCCGCCCACGGCGGCATAAGAATAGATATGGTTGTCCGTTCCCATGCGGGTATACTGCTTGACCGAAGCAAAGGCATCAATGCGGCAACGGTCGCCGATGACGGTGTTTGCCTCGACAACGGCGCACGGCCCGATGACAACGTCTTCTCCGATAACGGCCTTGCTGTCCACAAAGGCGGAAGGATGAATCTGCGCAGCCACGCTACATATCCTCTCTGTTCATGACAGCGGCGGTCATTTCGGCTTCGGCAGCAAGCTGTCCGTCCACATAGGCTTTGCCTTCCATCTTCCACAGCTTTAGCTTGTGGCGCAAAAGGCGGCAATGCAGCTCCAGCCTGTCGCCGGGGTATACCGGCTTTCTGAAGCGCACTCTTTCCATGCCTGTAAACAGAAAAAGCTTACCTTCAACGCTGGTGTCGGTGCTTTTGACCACCAGAATGCCACCGGCCTGAGCAAGCGCTTCCATAATGAGCACGCCGGGCATTACCGGCACATCAGGAAAATGCCCCTGAAAAAAAGGCTCGTTCATGGTGACGTTTTTTACAGCGGTAATGCACTCGCCGGGGGTGTAGTCGAGCACTCTGTCCACCAGCAGAAAAGGATACCGGTGCGGCAGCAGTCCCAGAATCTGTCGAATATCCAAAATGCTTTTCGCCTTGTCGTTCATCAGCTATCCCTGCCTGATTCGCCTTTCAGCGTCTCAAGCTCTTTTTCTAATTTTCTCAGCCGCTTGTACATGTCAGGCAGTTTAGGCATCACCGTCAGTGTACGCATGTACACATCGCGCTCAACCGCAGGCTGTCCGCCCATGGTCTTGCCCGGCTCTATGCTTCTGGCTATGCCCGATTTAGGCCCGACGGTCACATCGTCACCTATGGTAAGGTGTCCGGCAACCCCCACCTGACCGGCCATGGTCACTCTGTCACCCACGTGCGTGCTGCCGGAAATGCCCACCTGCGCAACGATAAGACAATCGTTGCCGATGGTGACATTGTGCCCCACCTGAACCAGATTATCCATCTTGGTGCCGTCACCAATGGTGGTCACACCCAGCACGGCGCGGTCTATGGCGGTATTGGCCCCGATTTCCACATCGTTGCCGACATGCACCCTGCCTATCTGCGGAATTTTCTGAATCCCGTATTCGGTACGGGCAAAGCCGAACCCGTCGGCCCCCAGAACAACTCCGGAATGCAGCACACAGTCGTCACCCACGGTTGTGGCAGCCATCAGCGTCACATTGGGATACAACAGGCAGTTTTCACCCACCGCACAGTCTTCCCCTACATAGCAGCCGGGAAAGAGCGTGGTTCCCTCACCTATACGCGCTCTGGCCCCTATGTAGACATGCGGGTAAATGGTGCAGCCGCCGCCTATTTCCGCTTCCGGATGAATGTATGCCATATCGCTGATGCCGCTGAAGCTGCCCTGCGGTCTGGCAAACAGATGCAAGGTACGGCCGAAGTCAAAATAGGGGTTGGCGCTGATAAGCGCGGTTTCCACCTGACCGGCGTATTCCTCGCTCACTATGACAGCTGCCGCCCGGGTACCGGCCAGCATGGGAATGTATTTCGGATTAGCCAGAAAGCTGATTTCTTCCGGTCCAGCCGCTTCAAGCGTGTTCACACCCGAAATTTCGCGGTCCGGACCTTTGAGCTTCAGCCCCAGTGCTCCGGCTATATCCGAAACCTTCATGACGGTTTTCTGCATGTGCCCGTCTTACTACTTTTTGGCACCGGCGCGCCAGATGCGGTTCACTTCAACCATCACCTCGGCGGTTACGTCCAGTTCGGGGTTGGCGTACACCACACCGGCATTGGTGGCATCGTAAATAGCAGCCATATTGTTCTTTTTGCCGTATTCATTGCAGGCTTTGGCAATGATGGTCAGAATGTCCTGACGAATCTGGGCATCGGCAGACTGCACTTTGCGGGTAAAGGTGCGGGCCTGATCTTCAAGATCACGCTTCAGACGCACAAATTCCACCTTTTTATCTTCGCGGGCTTCGGGCGTGAGAGCAGCAGCCTGCAGACGCAGCTGCTCGGACATTTTTTTCAGCTCTTCAGATTTTTTATCGATTTCTTTCTTTTCAGCAGAAAAGCTTTCTTCCATTTTTTTCTTGGCTTCGGCAGCCGGTTCGCTTTCAAGCATCAGCTTTTTAAGGTTGATCAGGCCGATTTTCTGGGGACCGGCTGCCTGTGCGGGAGCGGCGGCAAAAAGGGAAAGTGCGATGATCGCAAGCAGAATTTTACGCATTAAAGCTCTCCTGTGAGTCTTTTATTGGCAACGAATACACAGGGTTGAACCCTGTGACACTTCATGCTGTTCTGGGGTTAAAGATTAAGTGGAATACCGCCATGCGGGGCACCCGTCAAGCGGCAGAGAAACATCACATGGATGCATACCTGTTGATTTTCTTTTTGTACGCCACCACGCCCGCCACAATGCCGTCCGCCATACGGTTAAGGTAGTTGTCAGACTTGAGCCTACGGGCTTCTGCATCGTTGGTGCAGTAGCCCAGTTCCATAAGAACAGAAGGCATTTTTGCGCCCATCAGCACATAAAACGGCGCCGAGCGGACTCCGTTGTCACGCGTGGGGTAACCGTACTTACCTTTTACCGTGCCGATGACATTACTCTGTATCAGTTCTGCAAGATCTTTTGATTCCTGCATTTTTGAATTGAGCATAAGGTCAGTGAGAATGAACTGCAAATCGCTGATGCGCTTTTCGCTGACGGCGTTTTCACGCGCGGCCACACGCACGGCACTGGCAGAGCGGGCAAGGTTCAGATAGTAGGTCTCAAATCCGTGGATTTTTGAACTTCTGTTGGCGTTGATGTGCACGGAAAGAAAAAGGTCTGCTTTTTTAACATTGGCCATGGCCGTGCGTTCTTCAAGGGGCACAAACACATCTTTTGTGCGGGTGTACACCACGTTGAAGCCTTTTTTCTTAAGCTTTTCGCCAATTATTTTGGCCATCTTAAGCGTATAGTCCCGTTCGCGTATACCGTTATGCTGCGTGCCGGGGTCCTTGCCGCCGTGCCCTGCATCAATCATGATGGTATCAAGCGTCAGCCCCAGCTGTTCCACAAGGTCTTTAACCTGTTCTTTGCTGCCCGAAGGCACCTTGTAGGGGGTTGCGGGTCTGGGCCGGCTGGCGGGTGCACCGGCTACGGCAGTCTGCGCCTTTTCTTCCGGAGAAGTGACATCGATGACCACCCGGAACGGGTTATCCAGCGTAAAGACATTGTATTTACGGACAGATGAAAAATCGAGAACCACCCTGCTCACACCGGGGCGCGGCGTACCTGTGCGCACCTCCCGCAGAATACCGTCCGCAACGGTCTCCTTTGCCCGCACCAGTTTGCCGTGCGATGCATTTTCCAGATCGACATACAGACGGAACGGCTTGGAGGCCTTTTTGTCTTCAGGCAGAAACTGATACCGGTAAGCGACTTCCTTGCTGCATTCAAGCACCACACGGGTGTAATCATCACTGGACTGGTAGCGTACGTCAACCAGAGTGGCCGGAGCGCCGCTGTTGGCGGTGCCCCCTTTGATTATTTCAGAAGCCTTCAGGGGTTCATCAGCTGCAGCGGAGCGTGCAGGAGCCGGCGCGGGCTCCGGAGCAGGCGCAGGCGCAGAAGAGGCGGAAGGGGCTCCGGCAGCGCCGCTGCCTCCGTCCAGAGAGCGATGCAATGCTATGGCCTTGTAGTACATGTCGCCCTGCTGATGGTCGCGCAGAATGGTGTTCAGCAGGCTTCTGGCCGTACCATGATCACCCAGCCTGTCCTTGTATATGGCGGCGGCGCGGTACAGCGCGTCATCTGTCCAGGAATGTGATGGAAAGCGGTTGGCAAGGCGCTGGAAATACTCCACAGCACGCCTGTAGTCAGAAGCAAGATATGAGCGGGCCCCCAGTTCGGAGCGCACTCGCCCTGCGTAGTACAGTGATTTGGGTGCAAGAGGGCCGCGCGGACTCCGCTTGTACACATCCATGAAATCCTGTTCTATGCGCAACCAGTTGTCACGGTATTTCCCTTTGCGGGCGTCTTTGGTGAGCGAATGAAACTGGCGCCATGCGCTGTTGAACGAGGCATCAAGCGAAGCGGCACCCGCAGGAGCGGGAAGGCACGCCAAAGACACCGCAATGACCAGCCAGAGCCACAGCAGGCGTGATGAAAATCTGAGATGCATCGGCATTGTGAGCTATTCCATAAGCGGCGGCAACTCCGGTGCAGCCGGGGAGTGCGATAATTTGCGAAACCATACGGCATACGGCCATTTATCGCAACCCGACACAGATGCAGCCCATAAGGCATGCACATGAACATGAAAAAAGGGGATGTCTTGCGACATCCCCTTGATGCGTTCCGGAAGGTTAGAAGGTCTGTCCCATGGTGAACTCGAACTTGCCGTCCTTGCGTTCGCCGTCCACCTCGTTCAGCGGGTAGCCGTAAGCAAAGCGCAGGTTGCCCAGCGGGGACTGCCAGCGCACTTCAAGACCCACGCTGCTCTTGATTTCGTCACTCCATTCGTGCCCCATGTCGGGGTCGATGACGAAACCGGTGTCAAAGAAGGGAATCAGGTAAATGCCCATCTCGTCATCAAAGTACCAGATGTATTCAAAGTTTGCATACGCCGCGCGGGTACCGCCTATGCTGTCGTCGCTTTCGGGATCCTTGGGCGAAATATCGCGCCGGTCGTAACCGCGTATGGAGTTGATACCGCCCAGATAGATACGTTCGTGGACAGGTATTTCCTCACTCTGGTCGTTTTCAAACAGGGTGGCACCGCGCACGCGCACATGCAGCACATGGTTGTTGGCCAGCTTCTGGAAATACCGCGCATCACCGTACAGGCGGATGAAATGGTCAGTCCCCTGCAGCACGCCTCCGCCGTAGTCCACGGCACCTTTCAGGTACGTACCGCTGGTGGGACGCATGCGGTTGTCAATGGTATCGCGCGAGAGTGCAAATCCCGTCACACTGGCAAGGTTTGTGCCTTCGTAGTCGCGGATGGTCTTTGCGGCATCGTCGTCCACGTCGGAATATTTGTACTGGTCCAGACGGTAATACCAGCTGGCCCGCGTAAATTCACCAAGAGGATAGGCAAAGCTCAGAATGCCGCCCACGGTGTCCTTGTCATAGTCTTCCATGTCGCTGCTGCGCAGATAGGCGTTCACACCGACCTGAAGCTTGGTGTCATTATAATGCGGGTTGATAAAGGTGAAATCGTACTCGTTGTCTCTGCCGCTGAACGTGGCGGAAAGCGCGGCACGGTACCCTTTACCGAACAGGTTTGCTTCGCTTACCGAACCGCCGATACCGAAGCTGGAATAGGTGGAGTAAGCGATACCAGCAGCTATCTGTCCGGTATTCTTTTCCTTCACCTTTACTTTAAGATCCACTTCCTCGGGATTGGCTGTGGGAATAAGCTCGATGTCAGTCTGCGAAAAATAACCGAGGTTATTCAGACGCTGGTTGCTGCGGCGCAGTCCGGAGCCGCTGTACAGGTCGCCGTCCGTCAGACGCATTTCGCGGCGGATAACGTTGTCGCGGGTGTGCTTGTTGCCTTCAACTTCCACCCTGCGCACATAGACTTTCTGTTTTTTGGTCATCACATACGTGATGTCCACAATGGAACCGTCGCGCCGTTCGGTACGGAAACTGGTGTCGGCGAAAGCATAACCGTAGTCGTTGTAAAACTCGGTCAGCTTTTTGGTGTCCTTCTGCAGCACGTCGTAATTGAAATATTCTTCATCAGCGGCCTGTTCGTCCATTTTAATGACGTTCAGCAGCGCCTCGTCGGTATCAATCAGGTCACCGCCGAAAGCGATGTTACCCACTTTGTAACGGGTGCCTTCCTTGACGGCAAAGGAAACCACAATGCCGTCTTCCTCGTACTGGACATCGGGGTCACCCACACGCACGTCCATAAACCCGCGGTTGAGGTAGTACGCCCCGATGGCCGCGCTGTCGCGTTCAAGGTATTCTTCGCGCAGCACACCGGTGCCGGTAATCCATGAAATCATGTTGCGGGGACGCAGAGCCAGTTCATCCAGCACATCGTCTTCATCCAGCTGTTCCGCGCCGACAATACGCACCGCCTTGATGTACAGCTTGTCGCCTTCCTGCACCGAAAGCACCAGGCTGGCCGCGCCGCCGCTGCCTTCCACCACCCTGTGGCTTACATCGGCAAGATAGTAACCTTTTTTACGGTACAGGTCGGTCACTTTCATGATGTCCTGCGCCAGCAGTTTTTCGTTCATTACCGAGCCGGTCTTGGTGCTCATGACACTGAGGATTTCATCAGTGTCCACAGCATCGGAACCTTCCACGGTAATGGCTTCAATGCGCGGCTTTTCCTGCACGGTATAGACAAGCTTGAGTCCGTCGGAGGTCTGTTCGGCGGTGGCGCTCACATCGCTGAAGTACCCGAGGTCGTAAATACGTTTGATTTCCCTGTTGACCAGCTTGGGGTCCAGCGTATCGCCCTTGCGCGAGCTGAGCCGCATAAGCACCACATCGGGATCGAGAATTTTTGTACCGCGCACTTCCACGGCGGCAACGGTATCCTGCCGCAGCAGACTGGCCGCGGCTACCTGTGCCAGCTCATCCACTGCAGGCAAAATATTGATAAGGCCGTCTTTCTGTATGAACAGCGGCTTTGCGGGACGAACGCCCACAGCTTCCACAAGGCGGGCATCAAGGCTTATGCTTTCGCCCAGCTGGGTAAAACTGCCGTAAACGGCATAATCAGCGCGTGCCAGCAACGCCAGATCACGCGCAGAGGTGATATCAAGCACGTCCACACCCTGTTTTTGCAGCAGGTCGGCGGCTTCGGCACGGGGAACAACAGAAAAGCCCTGAGCAACCAGACGTTCAATCACAAGGTCGGACAGACTGTCTTCCAGATAGGCCAGATCAGGTTCGGCATTCACTTCAAAAGGAAGGACAAGCACACGCACGTTGGCGGGCGCGGCGGCATTGGCCTGAACGGCCCCCAGACAAACCAGCAGGCTTGAGGCGACGTAAAGCCACAGCCTAGCAATTCTGGTCATACAGTTCTCCAGCTCTCAGTTCTAGACGTCTATTCATGAGTGATGCCAGGGAGTTGTTATGGGTAACCACAACAAGCGTCATACCCAGCTCTCTGTTTAAATCCATCAGCAACTGCCCGACACTGTCGCCCGTGCGTTCATCGAGGTTACCGGTAGGTTCGTCAGCCAGCAGCACGGCAGGATGCATAAGGATGGCCCTTGCGATGGCGGCGCGCTGGCGTTCTCCGCCCGACAGCGTACCCACCCTGTGACCTGCCCTGCCGGACATGCCCACAAGCTCAAGGGCGTGTGCGGCTTTTTTCATGGCTTCACGGCGGGGCATACCCGCAATGACAGCCTGCATGGCCACATTTTCCTGCGTATTGAATTCCGGCAGCAGATGATGAAACTGAAAGACAAATCCAACGTCTCTGCTGCGCATGGCGGCCTTCTGTTCCGCCGTCATGGCTGTGATGTCTCTTCCCCTGAAGAGAACAGTTCCCCGAGAAGGATTATCAAGGGTTCCCAAGAGATGCAATAGGGTCGATTTGCCCGAACCGGACGCCCCGACAACCGCCACAGAGTCACCTTGGGCAATATCAAGATTCAACCTACTGAAAATAATAATTTTTTCTGCAGGACCCTGATATTCTTTACCCACATCTTTCAGGCTGAACAGCATGGTATTTTTTTCCATCATTCGTACCGCAGCGCCTCGGCAGGCTCCAGTGAAGACGCCTGCCGCGCAGGATAGATGGTGGCAAGAAAGCACAGCACCATGGCACCGACGGCAATGGCTGCCAGATCCTGCCACTGCAGCAGCACGGGCAGATGGTCAAGCGAATAGACGCCGGGCGGCAGTTTGATGAACTGATAACGCTTGAGCAGCCAGCACACAAGCAGCCCCAGCCCGAATCCCAGAGTGGTGCCCACAACGCCTATGATAGTACCCTGCAGCATGAAAATGCGCCGGATATGTGATTTTGTAGCGCCCATGGACATCATGATGGCGATATCGCGCGATTTTTCCATAACCAGCATCACCAGTGTGGTGACAATGGAAAAAGACCCCACCAGCACTATGAGGGTGAGCATGATGGACATGGCAGCTTTTTCCAGCTTGAGCGCCGCAAAAAGGTTGGCATTCATTTCCATCCAGTTGCGGCTGTAAAAAGGATACCCGCCCAGAGCCTGAGTAACCGCCTGCGCCACGGTATCGGCGCGGTAAATGTCATCCACCACTATTTCAAGACCAGAAACAGTGCCAGCAGGCATTCCCAGCAGATCACGGGCGGCATCAAGCGAGACGAACCCCAGCGACGAGTCATACTCGAACATGCCGGTAGAAAAAATACCTGCGATCTTGAAAGAAAGGATGCGCGGGGTAAACCCCGCGCTTGTTTTTTCGCCCGAAGGAGACAGCAGGTTGACCCTGCTGCCCACGGTGATACCCAGCCGTTTGGCCAGTTCTTTGCCGATGACAAGACCCGGCGCACCGGATCGTTCAAGGTCGGCCAGAGAACCGTCTACCATGCGGCCGGCAATGCCCAGCACCGCCGGCGCCGAAACGGGGTCCACCCCGCGCAGCACCACACCTTTGACTCCGTAGCGGGTCGAAAGCATGACCTCGGAATAAATGAACGGGGTCGCGCCCTTTACTCCCGGAACGGTTTCGGCCTTGCGCACCAGTTCAGGATAGCCGGAAATACCGCCGCCCGCAGCCAGCGTGATGACATGGGCGTTCACGCCCAGTATCTTTTCACGCATATCCACGGTGAAGCCGTTCATAACGCCCAGCACCACGATGAGCGATGCCACGCCCAGAGCCACACCCAGCACCGAAATGACGGATATGACCGAAATGAAAGTCTGCTTGCGGCGGGCAAACAGATAACGCAACGCAACAAACAGCTCAAAACGCATGCTGCTGGCTTGTCCTTTCCGGTTGGCGGGCCTGACTGCGGCCCGGTATGGCGACTGCTGTTGCCGTTTTCAGATCAGCTCTCCAGCTTAAGCAGCGGGAAGAGGATAACCTCGCGGATGGAAGCCGAATCCGTGAGCAGCATGACCAGACGGTCAATGCCCACGCCCTGCCCTGCGGCAGGAGGCATACCGTATTCAAGCGCACGCAGGTAGTCTTCATCCATAAAGTGCGCTTCATCATCGCCGGCTTCTTTTTCCGCCACCTGATCGTCAAAACGCTTGCGCTGGTCAACGGGGTCATTCAGTTCCGAAAACGCATTGGCCAGTTCTCTGCCCGTTATAAACAGCTCGAAACGGTCAGTCACGTCAGGATTGTCATCATTCCGGCGCGAAAGCGGCGAGATATCAGTGGGGTAATGATAGATGAAATGCGGCTGGATAAGCTTGTATTCCACATCCAGATCAAAAAGCTTTGCCTGCAGCTTGCCCAGCTTTTCGCCTTCGATGACCTTTTCGCCCCGTTCGCGGATATATGCGGACAGCTTTTCGTAATCGTTGTAAAATTCCGGCGCGTGTCCGCCGACTTTTTCCAGCGAGTCATGGAATGTCATCCGCTGCCACTTGCCGGGCGTCAGGTCCACTTCCTGCCCCTGATAGGTAATGACGGTGCTGCCGCAGACCTTTTGTGCCAGACGCGAAAACAACTGTTCCGTCAGATCCATCAGATCTTCAAAGCGGGCATATGCCCAGTAAAACTCACACATGGTGAATTCGGGATTATGCTGGGTGGAAATCCCTTCGTTACGGAAGTTGCGGTTGATTTCGAACACTTTTTCAAAGCCGCCCACCAGCAGACGCTTCAGGTACAGCTCCGGCGCAATGCGCATGTACAGCTGCATATCAAGCGCATTGTGATGCGTGACAAAAGGCTTTGCCGTGGCGCCGCCCGGAATGGGCTGCATCATGGGTGTTTCCACTTCCATGAACCCGCGTTCTTCCATAAAATTGCGGAATTCACGCACAATCTGGCCGCGTTTGCGGAATATCTCGCGGGTACGCGGGGTGACTATCAGGTCCACATAGCGCTGACGGTAGCGGGTTTCCACGTCTTTCAGCCCGTGGTACTTTTCCGGCAGGGGGCGGATGGACTTGGTAAGCAGCTGCACGGAAGAACACTGTATGGTCAGCTCGCCCGTTTTGGTGCGGAACAGCGTACCGCACACGCCCACAATGTCGCCTATGTCAAATTTTTTAAAAACGCTGTAGGCATCGGCTCCCAGCGAATCCCGCGAAGCGTAGCACTGCATTTTGCCGCTTTTATCAAGCAGGTGGAAAAAGGTAACCTTGCCGAAGGAACGCTGGGACACGATACGCCCGGCGCAGCTGAACTCCTGATCCAGAGTTTCCAGTTCTTCGGCTTCCAGACCTTCATAGCCTGCCTGAATTTCAGCGACATCAATTTCTTTGTTGAACCTGTTGGGAAACAGGGGCACCCCTGCGTCCATCATGTCACAGGACTTGGCAACACGGCTCTTGATGACTTCGTTCAGTTCGTCACGCTCATCAAGCCTCGTAAGCATGGGCATAAAGTAAGCGGAATGCTCGGACTTGGTGGGAAGCTTGATCTTTTTGCGGTTTGAGGATTCTTGATTACTCAAGGGAAATATCTCCATGCTCTTAAATTGGTCGCAAACGCTGAATCGGGTATGGGTATTCCAATTGGGACGCTCCGTCAAGGAAGCCCGCCCCCCGTGAGTTTTTAAAGATTTTTTTCACATTATCATTTTTGTACTTGACGAACACAGCCGATCTTTATATCTCTTCCCTTCGCCGGACACGAGTTGTCCGCACCACACTCCCTGGTAGCTCAATCGGCAGAGCGGGTGACTGTTAATCACTAGGTTGGCGGTTCAAGTCCGTCCCGGGGAGCCAGAATATAAAGCCCCTGCTCAGGCAGGGGCTTTTTTTTGCGTCCCGCGCAGGGGCGGCAACGCACCGCGGCCATAGCCACATGCTGCCGCGTGCCACAGCCTGCAACAACAAGCCCCCGTAGCGCCGCCTGCCGCGCTGCCGGACCGGTACTATGCCCGCCTGCACAACAGATGGTGTACCCTGCGGCGCCTCTTTAAATTCCCCTGCACCTCTCCGCTCATGCACCAGCCGGCAGCACGGTATATATAAATGTTGCACGCCGCGGCGAATCTGCCTGCAGCATGACGCACATCTGCCCGTACTTTCCCCCCGTCCCCGCACGCTGCCCGAAACTGCCGGCCG
It includes:
- the lysS gene encoding lysine--tRNA ligase; the protein is MLTRLDERDELNEVIKSRVAKSCDMMDAGVPLFPNRFNKEIDVAEIQAGYEGLEAEELETLDQEFSCAGRIVSQRSFGKVTFFHLLDKSGKMQCYASRDSLGADAYSVFKKFDIGDIVGVCGTLFRTKTGELTIQCSSVQLLTKSIRPLPEKYHGLKDVETRYRQRYVDLIVTPRTREIFRKRGQIVREFRNFMEERGFMEVETPMMQPIPGGATAKPFVTHHNALDMQLYMRIAPELYLKRLLVGGFEKVFEINRNFRNEGISTQHNPEFTMCEFYWAYARFEDLMDLTEQLFSRLAQKVCGSTVITYQGQEVDLTPGKWQRMTFHDSLEKVGGHAPEFYNDYEKLSAYIRERGEKVIEGEKLGKLQAKLFDLDVEYKLIQPHFIYHYPTDISPLSRRNDDNPDVTDRFELFITGRELANAFSELNDPVDQRKRFDDQVAEKEAGDDEAHFMDEDYLRALEYGMPPAAGQGVGIDRLVMLLTDSASIREVILFPLLKLES